A DNA window from Paraburkholderia sp. IMGN_8 contains the following coding sequences:
- a CDS encoding efflux RND transporter periplasmic adaptor subunit has translation MTILPLSRRRLAIAVLAVAVVAGVGTFGAIRVDASSPAAPTIVPEVDVATVVQKTITDWQSYSGRLEAVEKVDVRSQVPGTIVSVNFKDGALVKKGDTLFVIDPRPYAAEVDRAEAQLAAAQARTGYTQSDWERAQRLIADNAIAKRDYDEKQNAAREASANLKAAQAAVETARINLGYTKIVAPVAGRVSRAEITVGNVVSAGASSTPLTTLVSVSPIYASFDVDEQTYLQYLSRAKDGGKVPVDLGLADESGYSRSGTIESVDNRLDTSSGTIRVRARFDNQDGALIPGLYARVKVGGSEPHAALLIDDAAVGTDQDKKFVLVVDKNNHVVYREVSVGGMQGNLRVVKGGLQASDRIVVNGIQRVRPGDAVRAHMVPMDADQDPNSAPLAQTRAKADKNS, from the coding sequence ATGACTATCCTTCCTCTTTCCCGTCGCCGTCTGGCGATTGCCGTTCTAGCCGTCGCAGTAGTGGCCGGGGTGGGCACGTTCGGCGCGATCCGCGTGGATGCGAGCTCGCCCGCGGCGCCCACCATCGTGCCGGAAGTCGATGTCGCCACTGTGGTGCAAAAGACCATCACCGACTGGCAGAGCTATTCGGGCCGCCTCGAAGCAGTCGAAAAAGTGGACGTGCGTTCGCAGGTGCCGGGCACGATCGTGTCCGTCAATTTCAAGGACGGCGCGCTCGTGAAGAAGGGCGACACGCTGTTCGTGATCGACCCGCGTCCGTACGCCGCCGAAGTGGATCGCGCCGAAGCACAGCTGGCGGCCGCTCAGGCGCGCACGGGCTACACGCAAAGCGATTGGGAACGCGCGCAACGCCTGATCGCCGACAACGCGATCGCCAAACGCGACTACGACGAGAAGCAGAACGCCGCGCGCGAAGCGAGCGCCAACCTGAAAGCCGCACAAGCCGCCGTCGAAACCGCACGCATCAATCTGGGCTACACGAAGATCGTCGCGCCGGTGGCGGGCCGCGTATCGCGTGCGGAGATCACGGTGGGCAACGTCGTGTCGGCGGGCGCGAGCTCGACGCCGCTGACCACGCTGGTGTCGGTTTCGCCGATCTACGCATCGTTCGACGTCGACGAACAAACCTACCTGCAATACCTGAGCCGCGCGAAAGATGGCGGCAAGGTGCCGGTCGACCTCGGTCTCGCGGATGAAAGCGGCTACTCGCGCAGCGGCACGATCGAATCGGTCGACAACCGGCTCGACACGTCGTCCGGCACCATTCGCGTGCGCGCGCGCTTCGATAACCAGGATGGTGCATTGATTCCGGGTCTGTATGCGCGCGTGAAGGTCGGCGGCAGCGAGCCGCATGCGGCTCTGCTGATCGACGACGCGGCGGTGGGCACCGATCAGGACAAGAAATTCGTGCTGGTGGTCGACAAGAACAACCACGTCGTGTACCGCGAAGTGTCGGTGGGCGGCATGCAGGGCAACCTGCGCGTCGTCAAGGGCGGCTTGCAGGCTAGCGACCGGATCGTGGTGAACGGCATCCAGCGGGTTCGTCCGGGCGATGCGGTACGCGCTCACATGGTGCCGATGGACGCCGATCAGGATCCGAACAGCGCGCCGCTCGCGCAAACGCGTGCGAAGGCGGACAAGAATTCGTGA